Part of the Penicillium digitatum chromosome 4, complete sequence genome is shown below.
TGTTTAAGGCCTTGTTTAGAACAAAGACTTTGGTGTTGGACTAATCAAATGATGTTGAATTTACGTTTTATTGCTATTGCTTTTTGATACCTATGCGACTCTATCTATTTGAGCATTCACTAAATCCGAACAACAAGAGATGCAACATGcgcattaaaaaaaattcccaAGAAATAGTACACAGTCGTAAGAGGAAAAAAATGCTATGCTACAGACAGCTGATTTCTCAGGACAAAGAAATCAGTTGGATGGATCAATCGAATCCAATGACAACACTGAACAAAACGGAACTATCTTACACTTGCTTATCCACCTGGCCTCTGGCTTCAGCGAGCATGCGCTCCTGATCCTTCTTTGCCTGCCGGATAGCCTGCACTCGCTGACGGTCCGGACCAGACCTCTTCTTGATATCCGCCAACTTCTGTGACAGCGCAATATCCTCGCTATTAGCAGGGACCACCTTCGCGCCCGTCATGGCCTGCACACGATCCCAAATCTGCTGGTATGTGCGGTTCTTGATATCCAGGACTGCCGATTTCTCGTTGGCCTCAGGGGCCGGGGCAAGCTCATCGATGACCTTCTTTTCGTTTGCGAGAGCCGTTGCAGCGCTGCCGACACGTTCGGCAAAGTAAATTGTCAATGCTGCAGGCCCTTGCTGGTCGGAGGTTTGTGTCACAGTCATCGGCACACCCGGGTTATGATATTTCAGTCGTGGAAGGCAGTTACGCCAG
Proteins encoded:
- a CDS encoding mitochondrial 54S ribosomal protein mL61 encodes the protein MLQTKIGTGAAIFPNLTSASKEFPAVTRLHLTYARKIDQGHGGARHFWRNCLPRLKYHNPGVPMTVTQTSDQQGPAALTIYFAERVGSAATALANEKKVIDELAPAPEANEKSAVLDIKNRTYQQIWDRVQAMTGAKVVPANSEDIALSQKLADIKKRSGPDRQRVQAIRQAKKDQERMLAEARGQVDKQV